One Triticum dicoccoides isolate Atlit2015 ecotype Zavitan chromosome 5B, WEW_v2.0, whole genome shotgun sequence genomic window carries:
- the LOC119311068 gene encoding ADP-ribosylation factor GTPase-activating protein AGD3-like, with the protein MYFTRLDDSPMFRKQMQSLEEGADMLRERCLKYHKGCRKYTEGLGEAYDGDIAFASSLEAFGGGHNDPISVAFGGPVMTKFTIALREIGTYKEVLRSQVEHMLNDKLLQFVDMDLHDVKDARKRFDKASLLYDQARERYLSLKKGTRTDIATAVEDELHSARSSFEQARFNLVTALSNIEAKKRFEFLEAVSGTMDAHLRYFKQGYELLHQMEPYINQVLAYAQQSRERSNYEQAALVERMQEFKRQIDRESRWSPNGMTDSPNGDGIQAIGRSSHKMIEAVMQSASKGKVQTIRQGYLSKRSSNLRGDWKRRFFVLDNRGMLYYYRKQNSRPSSGYSNQRSSTPNEHGSGLLSRWFSSHYHGGVHDEKSVARHTVNLLTSTIKVDADQSDLRFCFRIISPTKNYTLQAESAMDQMDWIEKITGVIASLLSSQSPERRLLLSPKGSGHHRTNSESSSFSSSTELDHSMSEDFMMEKNSGSGYFEHSRVTQHHRTSMRPDKPIELLRKVVGNDVCADCGAAEPDWASLNLGVLVCIECSGVHRNLGVHISKVRSLTLDVRVWEPSVINLFQSLGNTFANTIWEEMLTSSSSFDHGDTSRADGIENTPDNLAVRKPKQSDPISLKEKFIHAKYAEKDFVRKHSMDETQLAQQMWDHVSSNNKMEVYSLIVRSNADVNLTYGQTSFNSALTLGKALLLQEQPSSPSNGSSRCFDRGASEKISPRGSLSPASTSARTDELDGCAEGLSLLHLACRVADIGMVELLLQYGASVNSTDSRGRTPLHHSILKGRRVHAKLLLSRGADSQATDREGRTALQYAIDSGTIEDEEILVLLEDPR; encoded by the exons ATGTATTTCACCCGGCTCGATGACTCGCCCATGTTCAGGAAGCAG ATGCAATCACTTGAAGAAGGTGCTGACATGCTGAGAGAGAGATGCTTGAAGTATCACAAAGGTTGCCGTAAATACAC TGAAGGGCTAGGCGAAGCATATGATGGAGATATTGCGTTcgcaagttcactagaagcatttGGAGGCGGTCACAATGATCCAATCAGTGTTGCCTTTGGAG GACCCGTGATGACCAAATTTACAATTGCCTTGAGAGAAATTGGAACATACAAGGAAGTTTTGCGCTCCCAG GTTGAGCATATGCTAAATGACAAGCTGCTGCAGTTTGTGGACATGGATTTGCATGATGTGAAG GATGCCCGAAAGCGTTTTGACAAGGCTAGCCTTCTGTACGACCAG GCTCGTGAGAGGTATTTATCCTTGAAGAAAGGAACAAGGACAGACATAGCAACTGCAGTTGAGGAT GAGCTTCACAGCGCCAGATCTTCATTTGAGCAAGCTCGTTTCAACCTG GTCACTGCGCTTTCAAACATTGAGGCTAAGAAGAGATTTGAATTTTTGGAGGCTGTTAGTGGAACAATGGATGCACATCTTCGTTATTTCAAACAA GGATATGAATTACTCCATCAGATGGAACCGTATATCAATCAA GTGCTTGCTTATGCACAGCAATCAAGAGAAAGGTCCAACTACGAGCAAGCTGCTCTTGTAGAGAGGATGCAAGAGTTCAAAAGGCAGATTGACCGGGAAAGTCGGTGGTCACCAAACGGGATGACTGATTCCCCTAATGGTGATGGAATACAAGCAATTGGTCGAAGTTCACATAAGATGATTGAAGCCGTCATGCAGTCAGCTTCAAAGGGAAAG GTTCAGACTATTCGGCAAGGCTATCTCTCAAAGCGTTCTTCGAATTTGAGAGGCGACTGGAAAAGGAGGTTCTTTGTCCTTGATAATCGAGGAATGTTGTATTACTACCGCAAGCAAAATAGTAGACCATCC AGTGGTTATTCTAACCAACGAAGTAGCACTCCCAATGAGCATGGCTCTGGGCTGCTTAGCAGATGGTTCTCATCTCATTACCATGGCGGTGTGCATGATGAGAAATCTGTAGCACGACATACAGTAAACCTGCTAACATCAACCATTAAAGTTGACGCAGATCAATCAGATCTAAGGTTCTGTTTCAGAATAATTTCGCCCACAAAAAACTACACACTGCAG GCAGAGAGTGCGATGGATCAGATGGATTGGATTGAAAAGATCACTGGTGTCATTGCTTCTTTGTTAAGCTCCCAATCCCCTGAACGG CGTCTACTGTTGAGCCCTAAGGGCAGTGGCCATCATCGAACAAACAGCGAAAGTAGTTCTTTCAGTAGCTCAACAGAACTTGACCATTCCATGAGTGAAGATTTTATGATGGAAAAGAACTCAGGAAGTGGGTACTTTGAGCACTCCAGAGTCACACAACATCATCGAACCAGCATGAGACCTGACAAGCCAATTGAATTGCTTAGGAAGGTGGTTGGCAATGATGTTTGTGCTGATTGTGGTGCTGCAGAGCCTGATTGGGCATCCCTAAACCTCGGAGTCCTTGTATGCATAGAATGTTCTGGTGTACACCGGAATCTTGGTGTGCATATATCTAAG GTAAGGTCTCTGACACTTGATGTCAGGGTGTGGGAGCCATCTGTAATCAATCTCTTCCAGTCTTTAGGCAACACATTTGCCAACACTATCTGGGAAGAAATGTTAACTTCGTCAAGCAGTTTTGATCATGGTGATACTTCGAG AGCTGATGGAATTGAAAACACACCAGATAACTTGGCTGTCAGAAAGCCTAAACAATCGGATCCTATCTCTCTGAAAGAGAAATTTATTCATGCCAAG TATGCTGAGAAAGATTTTGTACGGAAGCATAGTATGGATGAGACTCAGCTAGCACAACAGATGTGGGATCATGTAAGTTCAAACAACAAGATGGAGGTGTACAGTCTGATAGTGCGATCGAACGCCGATGTAAATCTAACTTATGGGCAGACATCATTCAATTCGGCTTTGACTCTTGGGAAAGCGCTTCTCTTACAAGAGCAACCGTCTTCGCCGTCAAATGGTAGTTCTAGATGCTTTGACCGTGGTGCATCTGAGAAAATTTCTCCCAGGGGTTCTCTTTCTCCTGCGAGCACGAGTGCGCGAACAGACGAATTAGATGGCTGTGCTGAGGGCCTATCTCTGCTTCATCTGGCATGCCGTGTCGCGGATATAGGCATGGTTGAGCTACTCTTGCAGTATGGGGCCAGTGTGAATTCCACGGATTCTAGAGGCCGAACACCGCTTCATCACAGCATTTTGAAAGGAAGGCGCGTGCATGCCAAGTTGCTCCTCTCCAG GGGTGCTGATTCGCAGGCGACAGACCGTGAGGGTAGAACGGCATTGCAGTACGCCATCGACAGCGGAACCATCGAGGACGAAGAGATTCTTGTTTTGTTAGAAGACCCCAGGTAG